The Eriocheir sinensis breed Jianghai 21 chromosome 26, ASM2467909v1, whole genome shotgun sequence genome window below encodes:
- the LOC127003794 gene encoding neurogenic differentiation factor 4-like, which translates to MAESGEQAAGEKTLTDTNNNNSNGCSGSSDDGGVRGEKYALRPRTLIKRLQQERVRQELPKRPPTKSKSRPAPLSKYRRKTANARERHRMREINNAFESLRRVLPEAGEVQASTSSAITKIMTLRLAVEYIKALSVVLEDDTDQPFGPLQSCLHHSLPISIHHHQHQHQKVLQSTKVSLSSSNLHSYPPTSLPNHHHYHHNYRPPTQLVAHYDPYNSTSTSLSSPATVRTSVSSASDLEDLLSEDSGLLEENFDVFHDIQSLAAADPFDILLGGDKDTALAFPAELCN; encoded by the coding sequence ATGGCGGAAAGCGGAGAACAGGCGGCGGGTGAAAAGACCCTAACcgataccaacaacaacaatagcaacggTTGCAGCGGCAGCAGCGATGACGGTGGCGTGCGCGGAGAGAAGTATGCCCTTCGGCCGAGGACCCTCATAAAGCGACTGCAGCAGGAGAGGGTGCGGCAGGAGTTACCGAAAAGGCCTCCCACTAAGTCGAAATCGAGGCCCGCTCCACTGTCCAAGTATCGACGGAAGACAGCCAATGCACGGGAGCGGCACCGCATGCGTGAGATCAACAACGCCTTCGAATCGCTCAGGCGCGTGCTGCCGGAGGCGGGGGAGGTTCAGGCGAGCACCTCTTCAGCCATCACCAAAATCATGACCCTGCGCCTTGCTGTGGAATACATcaaggctctctcagttgtgttGGAGGACGATACTGACCAACCCTTCGGTCCCCTTCAATCTTgcctccatcactccctcccgatctccatccaccatcaccaacatcaacaccagaaGGTCCTACAATCCACTAAGGTGTCACTGTCCTCCAGCAATCTACACTCATACCCACCAACCTCTCTCcctaaccaccatcactaccaccacaactacaggCCGCCGACACAACTGGTGGCTCACTACGACCCCTACAACTCTACATCCACCTCCCTGTCCTCCCCAGCCACCGTCCGCACCTCCGTCAGCAGCGCTAGCGACCTGGAGGATCTCCTTTCCGAAGACTCGGGACTTCTGGAGGAGAACTTTGATGTTTTCCATGATATACAGTCCTTGGCAGCTGCTGATCCTTTCGATATACTGCTAGGGGGGGACAAGGACACAGCCCTCGCCTTCCCTGCTGAGCTGTGTAACTGA